The Fundulus heteroclitus isolate FHET01 chromosome 13, MU-UCD_Fhet_4.1, whole genome shotgun sequence genome contains a region encoding:
- the LOC105935047 gene encoding zinc finger protein 354A, translated as MEMVKIEKVIVGNEMKTSSAEIKSDPVVTPDYYPHESLQCFQCLIVFKDRKAKDRHFKRSHREEYTHQLQQSNTLFMCYKCKCSFSTAEELNQHQPTHFTEEKPFVCSLCQKRFCTLSELNKHTRKDCDERRHLCEICGARFPMPFRLRKHRIAMHPEKEVSPEDAGTCQCLKCGVVFQTEEELFQHQQEFANCDLGESRGKKRACEPKPETQEVEVDKKIKKEEDANGYDGHSDSTPGASSVEFKIPCPEEDCDCMFPSVEALRAHKKDRHGSRPPKAPGSEYTCLTCGESFARESTLLAHQTSHIKKEEVVDQR; from the exons ATGGAAATGGTAAAGATAGAGAAAGTCATAGTTGGAAATGAAATGAAGACCTCCTCTGCAGAGATCAAGTCTGACCCTGTGGTCACGCCGGACTACT ATCCCCACGAGAGTCTGCAGTGTTTTCAATGCCTGATTGTCTTCAAAGACCGCAAAGCCAAAGACAGACACTTCAAGAGGAGCCATCGGGAGGAGTACACACATCAACTGCAACAG AGTAATACGCTGTTTATGTGCTACAAGTGCAAGTGCTCTTTCTCCACTGCTGAAGAGCTCAACCAACACCAGCCTACACACTTTACTGAAGAAAAGCCATTTGTCTGCTCGCTCTGTCAGAAAAGGTTCTGCACCCTTTCCGAG CTGAACAAACACACGCGAAAGGATTGCGATGAGCGGCGGCATCTGTGCGAGATCTGTGGCGCCCGCTTCCCCATGCCTTTTCGTCTCCGCAAGCATCGCATCGCAATGCACCCGGAGAAGGAGGTTTCGCCCGAAGATGCCGGGACGTGTCAGTGCTTAAAATGTGGTGTCGTCTTCCAGACGGAAGAAGAGCTATTTCAGCACCAGCAGGAGTTTGCTAACTGCGATCTCGGGGAATCGCGGGGGAAAAAGCGAGCTTGTGAGCCAAAGCCCGAAACCCAAGAGGTGGAGGTTGATAAGAAGATCAAGAAAGAAGAGGATGCAAATGGATACGATGGACACAGTGACTCAACTCCGGGAGCTTCCTCTGTGGAGTTTAAGATTCCCTGTCCTGAGGAAGATTGTGATTGCATGTTTCCTTCAGTTGAAGCCTTGCGTGCGCACAAAAAAGACCGGCATGGCTCTCGTCCTCCCAAAGCTCCCGGCTCTGAATACACTTGCCTTACCTGTGGGGAGAGCTTTGCAAGAGAAAGTACTTTACTGGCTCATCAAACCTCCCATATTAAGAAAGAAGAGGTTGTTGACCAGAGATGA